A region from the Algoriphagus machipongonensis genome encodes:
- a CDS encoding DUF1549 domain-containing protein, translating into MQENGFWLWEFMGRLHPLIVHFPIALLVVAAVMELFTFGKFNSKIRPGILLLTAIGAVSAILAAPMGWLLAANEGTSGEVLDLHKWIGVGTAVLSGFILLVLPKGGGKLNRSQIKVFRSALFVTAIGVSVTGHFGGSLTHGEDFLTEVLPISSEGMSIESAPINLTVYQEELTPEKEMELIGEVRMVLAHNCYKCHSGAKIEGELRLDEKEFVFAGGENGKILIPGNPGESEIVRRINLNKNHDDVMPSKGNLLNKKERELIALWIEKGAPWPDGAPQQSVFRVAELAPRKPTLPSGKTGFENPIDLWVDDYFKANNLEWNEVVDDRTYLKRIYMDVTGLLPSPQELEEFRNDPSPLKREIWLEELLNRNDDYATHWLSFWNDALRNDYTGTGYITNGRFNISDWLYTSLRDNKPYDQFVKELINPTEKSKGFIAGIRWRGTVNASQRTEMQAAQNVGQVILGLNLKCASCHDSFVSDWKLEEAYAFANIFADSTLEISRCEIPTGKMAKTEILWEELGSIDSTATKAEKLRQLADKLVQPENGRMYRTIVNRIWKQMMGRGIVEPVDEMDNEPWSQDLLDWMASEFVDKGYDLKALIFQIASSKIYQSQSIGYGSYDEVMADDFKFKGMVKKRMTAEEFSDAVSGIVYPLFSQDDIKYNPYELQRPELPTPSFARAALVANNPFLKALGRPNREIVSTSRDTQGSLLQALELTNGERLNTALQKGAKQWSTQFEDPEKLTEELYLKALNRKPNEKELTIALESLGEKPDAAKIQDLFWAVILLPEFQMVE; encoded by the coding sequence ATGCAAGAGAATGGATTTTGGCTTTGGGAGTTTATGGGACGATTACACCCTTTGATCGTTCATTTCCCTATTGCTTTACTAGTGGTAGCTGCGGTTATGGAGCTATTTACCTTTGGTAAATTTAATTCTAAAATCAGACCTGGAATTTTGCTGTTAACAGCTATAGGTGCAGTGAGTGCTATACTTGCTGCTCCCATGGGATGGTTATTAGCTGCCAATGAGGGAACTAGTGGTGAGGTTCTTGATCTTCATAAATGGATAGGAGTAGGTACAGCTGTATTGAGTGGGTTTATTTTGTTGGTTCTTCCAAAAGGAGGAGGGAAGCTTAACAGGTCTCAAATAAAAGTATTTAGGAGTGCATTATTTGTAACGGCTATTGGTGTGTCAGTAACTGGCCATTTTGGAGGATCACTTACTCATGGGGAGGATTTTCTCACGGAAGTTTTACCAATCTCAAGTGAAGGAATGTCTATAGAAAGTGCTCCAATAAACCTGACAGTTTACCAAGAAGAACTTACGCCTGAAAAGGAGATGGAACTTATTGGTGAGGTGAGAATGGTCTTGGCTCATAATTGCTACAAATGTCACAGCGGAGCCAAGATTGAAGGCGAATTACGTTTGGATGAAAAGGAGTTTGTCTTTGCAGGAGGGGAAAACGGTAAAATTCTAATTCCTGGGAATCCTGGAGAAAGTGAAATAGTTCGCAGAATAAACCTGAATAAGAACCATGATGATGTAATGCCTTCAAAAGGCAATCTGCTTAATAAAAAAGAACGTGAGTTAATCGCACTTTGGATTGAAAAAGGAGCTCCCTGGCCTGATGGTGCTCCACAGCAATCGGTATTCCGAGTAGCTGAACTAGCTCCGAGAAAACCAACACTTCCAAGCGGTAAAACTGGTTTTGAGAATCCCATTGACCTTTGGGTTGATGACTATTTTAAAGCTAATAACCTGGAATGGAATGAGGTTGTAGATGATAGGACTTACCTCAAACGGATATATATGGATGTGACAGGATTGCTTCCAAGTCCTCAGGAATTGGAGGAATTCCGAAATGACCCAAGTCCACTAAAAAGAGAAATTTGGTTGGAAGAACTGCTTAACCGTAATGATGATTATGCTACTCACTGGCTGAGCTTCTGGAATGATGCGTTGCGAAATGATTACACTGGAACAGGTTATATCACTAATGGCCGTTTCAATATTAGCGATTGGCTATACACCTCATTGAGAGATAATAAACCTTATGACCAATTTGTCAAAGAACTAATTAACCCAACGGAAAAGTCCAAGGGTTTTATAGCTGGCATTAGATGGAGAGGAACAGTGAATGCCAGTCAAAGAACTGAGATGCAGGCTGCTCAAAATGTGGGACAAGTGATTTTAGGTCTAAACCTAAAATGTGCCTCCTGCCATGATAGTTTTGTATCGGATTGGAAGCTGGAGGAAGCCTATGCATTTGCCAATATTTTTGCGGACTCGACTCTTGAAATTAGCCGATGTGAAATCCCTACAGGTAAAATGGCAAAAACAGAGATCTTATGGGAGGAGCTTGGTAGCATAGATAGTACCGCCACCAAGGCAGAAAAGCTTCGGCAGCTTGCTGACAAATTGGTTCAACCGGAGAATGGTAGAATGTATCGTACTATCGTCAACCGAATCTGGAAGCAGATGATGGGAAGAGGGATTGTCGAGCCTGTGGATGAAATGGATAATGAACCATGGAGCCAGGATTTACTCGATTGGATGGCATCGGAATTTGTAGATAAGGGTTATGACTTAAAAGCCTTAATATTTCAGATAGCCAGTTCCAAAATCTATCAATCCCAATCCATCGGTTATGGTAGTTACGATGAGGTTATGGCCGATGATTTTAAATTTAAGGGGATGGTTAAAAAGCGCATGACAGCTGAAGAGTTTTCTGATGCTGTGAGTGGCATTGTTTATCCACTTTTTTCGCAGGATGACATAAAATACAATCCTTATGAGCTGCAAAGACCTGAACTTCCAACACCATCTTTTGCAAGAGCAGCACTCGTTGCAAATAACCCATTCCTCAAGGCATTAGGAAGACCTAATCGGGAGATTGTATCCACAAGTAGAGATACGCAAGGAAGCTTACTGCAGGCTTTAGAGCTGACAAATGGTGAAAGGTTAAATACAGCTTTACAAAAAGGAGCCAAGCAATGGAGTACCCAATTTGAGGATCCAGAAAAGCTTACGGAAGAACTTTATCTTAAAGCTCTGAACCGGAAACCCAATGAAAAGGAGCTGACAATAGCATTGGAATCATTAGGCGAAAAGCCAGATGCTGCCAAGATTCAGGATTTATTCTGGGCGGTTATTTTGCTTCCAGAATTTCAGATGGTTGAGTAA